The following DNA comes from Acidicapsa ligni.
ATTGCCTCCGATAAAACGAGGCGTACTGGTTGCAGTCGCAGCACTCGCATTTGCGGAGTCAGTCACGCCATGCGCAGGCTGCGTATACAGGTATTGATTGTGATAGACGACGCTCGGCAACAGGGCTGCACGCGCCAAAGTGCGATCCAGCGCGGCTACATGACTCGCAGCGACAGCAGCATTGAAGTTTGGTTCATTCGCTTTTGCACGTACGATTGCTTCGTCAAGCGTGATCTGGATAGCACCAGGCGTTTGTGTCGTCGTGTCATTCACCTGCTGCGCTGAAATAGCCAGCGCAGAGGTGAATGACGACAATCCAAAACCGATACAGAGAACGACAAGACTAAGACGTTGCATTGAGCGAATTACACAAGCAGTCGTCAATCCAATGGATTGTGATTTATTCATGACCTATCACAAGGACTGTGAATGTTCCTGGAATGACTGCGGGACGAGGATGGGGATTTGCAGCAGTAGCAGCAGGAGCAGGCCCGGTCTGTGCAGTAACGACGTAGACTTTTCCTGTGGCCGTATCGATGGTCATGGTCCGCGCACGTGCCTGCGTTGTTAGATTTTGCAGAACCCGATAGTTACTGTTGCTCGCGTCGATAATGGTAAGAGTACCCTCTCCATTCGAAGAGAAAGCCAGCTTACTCTTCGGGTTGTAGCCCGCAGCGTCTGGGCCGTCGCCAATGGAAGGAGCTGCAAGTTGCTTGCCCGTATTTGCATCCGTGATTGCCATCTTCTTACCGTCACATACCGAAAAAAGTCTTCGGCCTGATAAGTCGATAGCAAGTCCTGAAGGCGAATCGCAATTTGCCAGTGGCCATGTGGCAGTTATCTTTGGGCTCTTTGCATCTAACCGAACGATTGCATTCTTGTCTTCAATATTGTCAAAGACGATGCCCGTTCCATCGGCGACAGGAAATTCCGGCTTGCCTGGGAGCGGGACAGTTGCGATGACCTTACGTGTCGCGGTGTCGATTACGGTGGCGTCTTTGCTGCGTCCATTGAATGCCCAGACAGTTTTGGTGACGGGTTCAAAAACGATTCCATCTGGATTGGTGCCTGCAGGAATAGTAGCTACCGTTGCAAGACTTGTACGGTCGAAGACTACGACCGCGTTGCCGCCGCCATCGCTTATGTAGCCAAAGTTTCCGGAGTCATCGAGCGCTACGCCATGCGTTCCATGTAGCCCTGTAATCGCTCCGATCGATTTTCCTGTGGATGAATCGATCACTTCAACACGCGTGCCATGAGTTATGTAGAGCCGATGTGCGGCAGAGTCTGCGACAAGATAATCCCATCCACCTTCGCCTCCGACCGTCCACTTATCCAGGACCTTGAAGGCCTTCTGCGCTGATACAGGCTTAGCTGCCGTGAGAGAAAACAGGATGAGTGCTGCGAGAATCGAGTAACAGAGGCGATCCGTTTTTGACCTAGAGTTCATCTTTACTCCAATTTATTGAGACAGACATTCGAGATACTTTTATTACTATTCCACCTGCACCTTAAGCCATCCTTAAGGCGCGGACGTCTTTCTATTTCTTTACAATTTATTTTCAAGACAAGAACAAGCTGGCGGATTCGCCCTGGTCTCCGGCCAACGGAAGTTGCACCAGAACCACCGTTCCTCGTCTCAATTCGCTTGTTACGTCAATGGTTCCATGCACGTTGTCCACGATAGCCTTGCAGATTGCCAGGCCGAGTCCAGTACCACCAGTCTTGCGGCTACGGGAAGGATCACCGCGAGAAAATCGCTCGAAGATTAGAGGAAGATCGTCGGGATGAATTCCTTCCCCTTGATCCGCAATTCGTAACTGCGCATAGTCGCCACTGCGTATCAGATCTACATATGCGGTGGATCCTGCAGCACTGTGTTGAAGAGCATTCATCAGAATGTTGGCGCAGAGTAGTTTGAATTGCTCCGTCTCGATGCGAGCCCATAGATGTTCAGGGCTGTGCATGGTGATTTGGATCTGACGTGTTTCCGCGATGGTGTTGAGATCGTCGATGACCTGCTTGATCGATGGCACGAGATAGATAGCATGACTTATAGATGGGCTATGCTGCTCAGCTCTCGCTAAAGTCAGCATCTGTGCAACGATCCCTTCCATGCGCTCGCAATCGGTCAGGCAGCGTTGCAGACCAGCCTGATACTCTTCGGCAGTACGGGGCTTCATTTCCAGTAATTGCAGAGAAGATTTGACGACAGCGACATTCGTTTTCAATTCGTGTGCAGCATCTCCGACAAAGCGTTTCTGTTGCTCAAACGATCGTTCGAGACGCTGTAGAACCGTCTCAATTGCATTGACCAAAGGAGCCAGTTCTTCGATTCTGCGTGCGTCTTCCGATGGTAAAAATGTCCACGAAGTCACTGAGACGCTGGCCGCTCCCGCAGCTAAATCCCGCAGAGGGGATAGGCTGCGATTGAGCAGCCATGCCATCAAAAATCCGGTGATCGCAAGCAGGGCAAGGCTACTGATCGCATAGAAAGTGACTGCTCGCAAAACCGCTTTCCATACCCTCTTTGTTCGTGATCCATAGTAGACAGTGACATATCGTCGAATCCCGCCGTCCTTATCGCCAGGGTCAACGATGCGAAGACCATGCTTGCGTACAACTCGATAAACGTCTCCGTGAACAAGAGTTTTCATGAAGACATCTTTATCTAAGGTTAGAGGTTCTCCCGATGATGAAGATGGAATTCTGCTCCAGTTCGCAGATTTTCCAAGAACGCGACCACTCGCATCCTCTACCTCATAAATGTCATCTTTTGGCAGACTCACTTCGCTTCCGTCGAGCATGACATTGTCCTGTGTATCCTCAGCATCTTGCACCGCTCCTAGCAGGGAGTCGGCGCGGCCGCGAAGCATGACATCAAAGGAACGAAAGTGCATGTGTTGCTCATAAAGCAAGGCTACTCCGCTGACGCAAAGCGCTGAGATGAATTCAACCAATAGGATCGTTGTGATAAGTCGCCGCGTGATGGAGTAGGATTTCACTTTTCGTCAATCCTTCTTATAGACAGCCGATAACCTCGTCCACGCAGTGTTTCGATGCCGGATAGATCGTCAACTCCGCCTAGCTTTTTGCGAAGATTGGAAATATGCACTTCAATAACATTCGAATGATGTTCCCAATTGTAGTCATATAAGTGCTCAAGTAACTCCTGCTTTGAAGTGACCATCTGTGGCCGATGCATAAGGTATTCGAGAATGTGATACTCCATGGGAGAAAGCACGATCAACTTACCGCCGCGAAGCACCTTCTGCTCCAGTGTATGTAGCTCGATATCGCCCACGCGAAGAGTCGGATGGGCAACACCTTTACCTCGACGAATAAGAGCTTTGACCCGAGCCAACAATTCGCCAAGATCAAAGGGCTTGCTGAGATAGTCATCAGCGCCTGCATTGAGCAAGTTGATGGTAGAGCTGATGTCATCTTTTGCAGTCAGAATCAGCACAGGCGTCTGATCTTTTCGCGCACGTATAGTTTTCAATACGCCGAGGCCATCCATAAGAGGCAACATCAGATCCAGAATGATGAGGTCGTAACAGAGATTCATCGCGAGTTGAAGCCCCATCTCGCCATCGTTTGCACAGTCTACTGCGAAGCCCGGGCCCTCACGCAGCGCGGACGTCACATTTTCCGCCAAGCGAAGTTCGTCTTCGACCAGCAAAATTCTCATAGAACGATTATCTATGAATAATGCTTAAGAGAGTCTGAAGGTGAGCTAATAGCTGCGGTTTAGTCTGGCTAGTGCCTGCCCAGATATTCCGCCAAAAATGCGTCCCAGGGAGGCTGCCTGCATGCTTCGTTGGCCTCGTCTATGCGGAGAAAAGCATCCTGCATATAACGCACAGCCAACCAGCGCAGCGGTTCATACATCCAGTCCGGGGAGGTACGTTGCACGAAGGGCAATGCCTCAAAGCCAGTTGTTTTCCCGGTGATCATGCCTGCTAAAATCTGCCCCGCCAGGTTGGTTGTTGACACGCCTTGCCCCGTGTATCCACCGGCGAATCCGATGCGTGTTGCAGGGTTAAAACGCACCGCTGGAGTCCAGTCACGAGGCATGCCCACAGGCCCACCCCATCCATGCGTGAATCGTATTGCGTCGAGCGATGGAAACCACTCAATCAGGGAGCGTTGAATGAGCGCAAATGTCTCTAGATGCTTGTCCTGTTCATCACTGATGGTCGAACCGAATGCGTACGGCGCTCCTCGGCTTCCGAAGAGAATACGTCCATCCGGAGTCTTGGTAAGATAGACGACTGTATTGCGCATGGATGCAAGATTTTCACCCTCGTTCCAGCCAATCTCCGACCACTGCGCAGCCGTCAGAGGTTCAGTAAGGCAGATGAGCGAGTACGCCGGCAACAAAGCGCGATGCATCTTTTTCATCCGAGTGAGATAAGCTTCGCCAGCCAGCACAATAGCTTTATTGGCACGCAACTCACCCGCTTCCGTGAGAAAACGCGGCCTGTCTCCGCCTGAGAAATCAGTCACCGCGGTTTGCTCGTATATGACTCCGCCATGCGCTTCGACAGCACGTGCAAGCCCGCGCACCAGCCGTCCAGGGTGGATGCTCGCACCATCGGGTGTGTATAGGCCGCCATGCACATCCGTCACACGGATACGTTCTTTCACTTCATCCGGAGTAAGGAATTGATAGCGTCCAGCCAGGCCAAGCCGATCATAGGCAGCATAAGAAGATCGCAGCGCAGGCATCTGATGCGCGCCCCGAGCCAGCGTGAGCGTTCCACTCGATCGGAAGCAAGCATCCATCCCCTCGAATTCACATACACTACGAATTTCATCGACAGACGCCTGCAATGCAGCCAGGACGGAGCGAGCAGCCTCAGCGCCGAAGCGCTTGGTCATGGCTCCCGCAGTTACAGGGAAGCGAGGAGAACACCAACCGCCATTTCTTCCGGATGCACCGTAGCCTGCGATCTCACGCTCGACTACGGCGACCTTCAATCCTGGTTGCATGCGCAACAGGTAGTAAGCCGTCCACAAGCCCGTGTAACCGCCTCCGAGTATCGCGACATCAACTTCTTCCGAACGTTGCAGGGCGGGGCGGGGAATCAGCTTTTCACCAGCATCTTCCAGCCAGAAGCTGTAGTCCTCGTATCGTTTTGTCACCGTCCACCTTTCAAGCGATCTGACTCGTGATCACCCTGCGAGGAGCCAGCCAGCCGTGAGTGCAAGCGCGATTCCAAGCCCTTCACGTCGAGTTATTTTCTCGTGCAGAAACAAAACGCTTAATACGATTGTCACCACGGGGTACAACGAAGAGAGAGAGATGACAGTCGAGACTTTGCCCTTTTGCACCGCAGCAAAGAAGGCCAGAAAGCCGATGAAATTGACAAAGCCGCCAGCAAAGGACCAACCGAATCCAGCAGCCGAACGATCAATCTCGAAGCGCTCCAGCACAAGCACGACGAACGCGAATGCCAGCACGCCGACAGCTTGAAACAGAAGCGTCTGACGCGGTCTTGTGTACGCCGATGCCAGCTTGCTGAATACTCCCCAAAGGCCCCAGAACAGCAGCGTCATCATCGAATAAACGATCCATGGCTTCATGCGAACTGCCTCCTGGAAGAGTCGTTGATGTTGTATTAAAAGCTTAGTACCAGCCGATAGGTTTCTCGCTTAGATTGATGTGGACCTGCTTGGTCTCAAGATATTCTTCGATGCCCCACGGCCCAAGCTCGCGACCTATACCGGACTGTTTGTATCCACCCCACGGAGCCTCAACGCAAGTAGGCTGCATATGATTTACCCACACGATACCCGCTCGCAGAGATTTCACCACGCGAAAGGCCTTGTAGATATCACGTGACCATACAGCCGCTGCCAATCCATATGGAGTGTCGTTCGCGATCTGAATTGCATCCGCTTCTGAGTCAAATGGAATCACCGTAGCGACTGGCCCAAAGATTTCTTCTCTCGCGATGCGAGCCGTATTATCGACGTCATAGAAGATCGTCGGCTCAATGTAGTAGCCCTTATCAAAGCCCTTCGGCCGCCCTCCTCCAGAAGCCAACTTTGCTTCGCCGCGACCGATCGCGATGTAAGAGTTCACACGCTCATACTGATCTCTACTGATAACGGGGCCAAGCTTGGTAGCACGATCAAGCGGAGCACCAATGCGAATGGTCTTTGCCTTCTCCGCCATCGCCTCTACGAACTTCGAATAAATCTTTTTTTCAACGAGAATACGGCTGCCCGCAGAACATACCTCGCCCTGATTGATGAAGACGCCAAAGAGCGCGCCATCGATGGATGCTTCCCAATCTGCATCAGCAAAAAAGATATTTGGAGACTTGCCACCCAGTTCGAGCGTGACACGTTTCAACGTGTCAGCAGCGCGTTTTACAATGCTTTTCCCTACCTCTGTGCTTCCAGTGAAAGCGATCTTATCAACCGAAGGATGCTCGACAATCGGTACGCCACAGCTCTCGCCAAAGCCGTTCACGATATTTACTACACCCGCTGGAAGGCCCGCTTCCTCGAACCATTGAGCAAGCATCATCGTGGTCAGAGGGGTTTGTTCCGCAGGCTTCAATACACACGTACATCCTGCGGCCAGCGCGGGGGCGAGCTTCCATGCGGCCATCAGCAGAGGATAGTTCCACGGAACGATGAGACCGGCAACACCGATAGGCTCACGCAAAGATAGGCTCAACGCATCCGAAGATACTGGATTCACCTGCCCCGGAATCTTCGTGGCAAGCCCGCCATAGTATTCAAATACCTCTGCCACGGCATCGATATCGCCCTCGGCCTCAACGATAGGCTTGCCTGTATTGATAGCCTCTACTTCGGCCAGAGATGCAAGTTGCTCGCGGACTTTGGACGCCAGCTTAAAGAGAATGTGAGCGCGACTGAATGGCGTCGACTTCGCCCAGGGGCCAGCATCAAAAGCTCGACGCGCAGCTTGAACCGCTAGATCAATGTCAGCGGCAGAAGCCTCCGCAACTTGCGCCATAACCTCTTCCGTGGCCGGGTCGTAGACCGCAAACGTATCGCCTGAAATGCTGTTAACCCATTTGCCGTCGATATAAAGCTGATACACGCCTTGCGCTGATCGCATAGTTATCCCCTGGCTGTTCCAACTTGAATATCATTGCGACCGCCTGTTTTCAAAGGTAATTCTGCACACTACTCGTGAGTGGATGAATCGGAGGGCCTGGTTCTTACAGCGGCGGATACCTTGAAAGAGGGTGCTTCGTAATCGAGAGGCCGGTTAGTTTCAGGAATTGCAATCGTGTTTCCATCGCGCACTGCGTTGTAATGCGGCGACATAATCTCGACTCCAGCATCGTTGAAAGCATCCTGGATACTCTGATGTAAGTCACTGTATATTGTCGCCATGTGACTCGGATCGTTCGTATAAGCGTTGATCTCATAAGCCACATAGAAATCGTCGAGAGCAGTCTGTAAGACAAAGGGTCTTGGCTCTTGAAGAAGGCCCGGAGTAGCTGTCGCAGCGCTGATCAAGAGCTGATGAATCTGGCGCCACGGCGCGTCATATCCAATAGTCACGCTGGTATGCAGAATCAGCGCGTGTGCTTCGGTGGACGAACTGAAATTGATGATGTGACTGCCAAGCACGAGCGAGTTGGGAATTGTAATGTGAACATTCTTGATGGTTCGAATATTCGTTGCCAGCAGTGTCTTGCCTACAACGTCACCGATTGTCTCAGCAATTTGAACGCGATCTCCAATACGAAAAGCTCTTGTATAAGTGAGAATCACGCCAGCAACTATATTTGCAACAGCCGAACTTGATCCTAAAGAAAGCAGAACGCCAATGAAGATTGAAACCCCTTTAAATGCTGGCGATTCCGATCCAGGCAGATAAGGAAACATGATTACAAGGCAGAAGGCAACAGTAAGTATCTGGAGAATCTTGTATGTAGGCATAGCCCACTCGGGATAAAAACCCGGCCATGCAATCGTTCCTCGTTCAAGTTCTTTGAATACGAATCGCAGAATACGGATTGCAAAATAAGCAAAGCAGGTTATGACCAGCAAGATAAGCAGGCTTGGAAAATAAGCTACAAAGGAATTCCATCCAGCAGAGACAGGGCTAAAGATGTAGCTCAAGAGCGTGCTGCCAAAGGTCCGCGTCCACGGGAAAAAACTAAAAACCAACGGTATATAAAAATAAAACAGCAGCAGAGTAATTGCCCATCTTGCCGTTCGCGCACATTGCAGGATGATCGCAGTAAGCCTCTCTGCCGAGATCAACTCCAGCGACTGAATGCGCACCGTGCGAATATGAGTTCCATGCCACCGCTCGATACGCTTGTAGAGCTTGCGAGCAAGCCAGCTTAACAGCACCAGCAGCAGTATCAGGGCGAGAGTAGTAAGCGCTGCATATAACGCACCGAGTAACAGGCTTTTATATGTATATTCCGCGCGTACCTGTGCAAGCCCTGAACGAATCTGGCGGATGTAATTGTTCGCTAATACTGATCGCTCGATACCAGCGGCCTGTGCATCGCTCTCGGTCACCGTGGTTATGATGAGATCTCCAGAGACGATATCTGTACTCGTCTCATGTTGATCCGCAGTAACGGTATCTGGATTAATCTCGACATCTTTGACGAGATTCTCAAGCCGTTTTGTAGCAGCCTCAGCGCGTTCCGGTGCAGAGAATGGGCCAAGCCTCGTGCGAATTGAGAAAAGCGTCTGGTCCCCGACTACGACAGCGGAAGGTGTCTGTGAATTTTGCGCAGGCTGCGATGATGTCTGCGCGAACGCAGGAACGCAGAGTAATAGCGAGAGCGAATACAGTAAGATGATGCGAGCTTTGACCATTGTTCCCTCGGAGCCGTTGGGCGTAGCCTATCACGGTGCTACCCTAAGAGTCGAAGCGTTCGTGAGATGGGTAGTAATCCGCGAAAAGCAACTTTAGTCGCGCTCTTGAATCAGGCTTGCCAGTTGGCGAATCGTGGGCGCATGCAACAACAACGAGAGCATCAGAGTCTTACCAAGCAGCTTTTCAATATCGCTGAAGACCCGCAGAGCAAGCAGAGAGTGTCCTCCAATCGCGAAGAAGTCTTCGTCGATTCCAATCGGTGCTCGCTCAAAGTTGCTCTCCCATATAGCCACCAGCTTCTGCTCCAGCGGATTGCGTGGAGCAGTATATTCCGCGATCTGTTTTGCTGAACTCTCGATAGTTGTTGCCATCGTCTTCCTATCCACCTTGCCGTTTGGCGTCAGAGGAAAGCTCGCAAAGATTTGTATGTGACTTACCACCATGTGCGCAGGCAATCGTTCCCGTTGCCAGCGCACCAACTCCGCGGTATCGATATCCGCAATGCCTTTGGGCATTACGCATGCGATCAGTGAGTTACCCAGAGCCGCATCGAGATGAACAAGAACAATTGCATCCTCGACTTGCACATGCTCGCGAAGAACACTCTCAATCTCTCCAGGCTCAATTCGAAATCCGCGTATCTTTACCTGTTGATCGATACGTCCAAGGTATTCGATATTTCCATCCTGGCGATACCGTGCCAGGTCGCCCGTCTGATAAGCGCGATCCTGATGCGGCAGATGCGAAAGGTGAACAAAGCGTTCGGCAGTGAGATCAGGGCGATGCAAATACCCACGCGCTACACCTTCCCCTGCGATGAAAATCTGACCAGGAACATCAATCGGGACAGGCTGAAGATGGTCGTCCAATAAGTAGATGCGTGTGTTTGCAAGTGGGCGGCCTATCGTAGGCAGTGCATCTGCGCTTCGTTGTGTGAACGTGGAATAGGTGGTTGTCTCCGTCGGTCCATAGAGATCGAATATTTCTGCCTGCGGCAGTTGCTCTTCTATTTGCCGAACCAATGACGCGGAGAGAGCCTCGCCTGCCAGGTTGATACATCGCACAGTCTGGGGTACCAGACGCGCTTTGATTAGCGCGGCCATTGTGCTGGGGACGGTGTTGATCAGAGTTATCTTATCTACTGCCTCCAGTTCAGCGATTTCCAGTGCATTTTCTGCAAGAACGATGGTGCTTCCTATAGACAATGGAAGAAATATTTCAAAGATAGAAAGATCGAAACAGATCGACGTTGATGCAAGAACATATTGCAAGGATGCAGCAGAGAACGTCTGCATAGCCCAATGTAAAAACGAGTTGGTACTGTGATGTTCAATCGCAACGCCCTTCGGACGGCCTGTCGAACCAGACGTGTAGATAACATAAGCCAAATCGTTAGCGCCAACGTTTCGATCTGGATTAATGCCAGGCATGGAGTCAATGGAAGAAGACTCAGCGCTGCGATAGACAGTGCTGACAAAGTCTGGCAGCGGATGAGGAGCGTACTCCGGTTCAGTAATCAATACCGCTAATCTGCTGTCTTCCAGCATGATCCTGATTCGTTGCGCGGGATAAGCCGGATCAAGCGGAACATACGCTCCTCCAGCCTTTAACACCGCCAGCATGGATTCAATCATGCGGATACTACGATTCAAACAAATGCCGACACACTCGCCCGGACGTACGCCAGTAGCGATTAGATGATGCGCTAATCGATTCGCGTTTTCGTTCAACTGGGCATATGTAATCGCCTCGGAGTGGTGCTCAATTGCAATCGCAGCCGGTGATAGCGCAACTTGCTTTTCAAAGAGAGTATGGATTGCATCCTGTCGTGGAAAGTCGAGTTCCGTTGCATTCCAGTCAATCAAAATCTTCTGCTTATCAGTTGCAGAAAGTAGGTCGAGTTCAGAGATAGCTCTATCTGGCTCATGCACGATTGAGTCCAATAAGACAGAGAAGCTGTTTGCAAATCTATGAATTCCGGCTCGATCAAAGAGGTCTGTACGATACTCGAAATGACCACCCACCGCGCCGCCAGCTTCACTCAATTGAAGCGTGAGATCAAACTTGGACACCCCTGGTTCCGTGTCGATTTGCGACGATACACCACGCGTCTCACCGCGTAATGAATCGAGCGCAAACATGATCTGAAAAAGAGGAGAGATGCCAGGATTGCGTTCTGGATGTAACTCAGCAACCAGTCGTTGAAATGGAGTTTCGCTGTGGGAATATGCTTCGAGCGCTGTACTTCGCACTTGCTTCAATAGTTCTCGAAAAGTGTTTGCCGAGCTTGGCTGACATCGCATCACGACCGTATTTACAAACAAGCCAATCAACGGCTCTGTTTCCGTCCGATGACGACCGGAGATTGGTGAACCTATACAAAAATCCTGCTTGCCCGTATATCGAGTAAGCAGTACGGAAAATGCTGAGAGCAGCAGCATGTATAGAGAAGCATTTTCAGATAGAGCAAGCACTCGCAACCCTGCCGTAGTCTGTTCAGAAATAAAAAAGGGTTCGATATCTCCTGCAAATGTTTGTATGGATGGCCTCGGCTTGCTGAATGGCAATTCAAGATACGTCGGCGCGTCTGCTAATTTCTTCTTCCAATATGTAGACTGCTGTTCATGCAAAACCACGGAGTGCTCGCGTTCCCACACTGCGTAGTCCATGTATTGAATTGGCAGAGGTGGAAGATCGACAGCACGACCCTGGGCCAGAGCCGTATAAATGATCTCTATCTCGTGTTGCAGAATATCCATCGATTCGCGATCAGCAAGGATGTGATGCACATTAACAAAGGCCACATGCCGCGCAGGTGCAAGGCGAAACAGATGAGCACGAACCAGCGGTGGCTTGGAGAGATTAAATGGTATCCGCGACATCTGCCGAACCAGGGCGTGTAGCTCGGCATCACGCAGGGCTTCGTCAATCGTTGATAAGTCA
Coding sequences within:
- a CDS encoding YncE family protein — encoded protein: MNSRSKTDRLCYSILAALILFSLTAAKPVSAQKAFKVLDKWTVGGEGGWDYLVADSAAHRLYITHGTRVEVIDSSTGKSIGAITGLHGTHGVALDDSGNFGYISDGGGNAVVVFDRTSLATVATIPAGTNPDGIVFEPVTKTVWAFNGRSKDATVIDTATRKVIATVPLPGKPEFPVADGTGIVFDNIEDKNAIVRLDAKSPKITATWPLANCDSPSGLAIDLSGRRLFSVCDGKKMAITDANTGKQLAAPSIGDGPDAAGYNPKSKLAFSSNGEGTLTIIDASNSNYRVLQNLTTQARARTMTIDTATGKVYVVTAQTGPAPAATAANPHPRPAVIPGTFTVLVIGHE
- a CDS encoding sensor histidine kinase, which produces MKSYSITRRLITTILLVEFISALCVSGVALLYEQHMHFRSFDVMLRGRADSLLGAVQDAEDTQDNVMLDGSEVSLPKDDIYEVEDASGRVLGKSANWSRIPSSSSGEPLTLDKDVFMKTLVHGDVYRVVRKHGLRIVDPGDKDGGIRRYVTVYYGSRTKRVWKAVLRAVTFYAISSLALLAITGFLMAWLLNRSLSPLRDLAAGAASVSVTSWTFLPSEDARRIEELAPLVNAIETVLQRLERSFEQQKRFVGDAAHELKTNVAVVKSSLQLLEMKPRTAEEYQAGLQRCLTDCERMEGIVAQMLTLARAEQHSPSISHAIYLVPSIKQVIDDLNTIAETRQIQITMHSPEHLWARIETEQFKLLCANILMNALQHSAAGSTAYVDLIRSGDYAQLRIADQGEGIHPDDLPLIFERFSRGDPSRSRKTGGTGLGLAICKAIVDNVHGTIDVTSELRRGTVVLVQLPLAGDQGESASLFLS
- a CDS encoding response regulator transcription factor, encoding MRILLVEDELRLAENVTSALREGPGFAVDCANDGEMGLQLAMNLCYDLIILDLMLPLMDGLGVLKTIRARKDQTPVLILTAKDDISSTINLLNAGADDYLSKPFDLGELLARVKALIRRGKGVAHPTLRVGDIELHTLEQKVLRGGKLIVLSPMEYHILEYLMHRPQMVTSKQELLEHLYDYNWEHHSNVIEVHISNLRKKLGGVDDLSGIETLRGRGYRLSIRRIDEK
- a CDS encoding NAD(P)/FAD-dependent oxidoreductase, which translates into the protein MTKRYEDYSFWLEDAGEKLIPRPALQRSEEVDVAILGGGYTGLWTAYYLLRMQPGLKVAVVEREIAGYGASGRNGGWCSPRFPVTAGAMTKRFGAEAARSVLAALQASVDEIRSVCEFEGMDACFRSSGTLTLARGAHQMPALRSSYAAYDRLGLAGRYQFLTPDEVKERIRVTDVHGGLYTPDGASIHPGRLVRGLARAVEAHGGVIYEQTAVTDFSGGDRPRFLTEAGELRANKAIVLAGEAYLTRMKKMHRALLPAYSLICLTEPLTAAQWSEIGWNEGENLASMRNTVVYLTKTPDGRILFGSRGAPYAFGSTISDEQDKHLETFALIQRSLIEWFPSLDAIRFTHGWGGPVGMPRDWTPAVRFNPATRIGFAGGYTGQGVSTTNLAGQILAGMITGKTTGFEALPFVQRTSPDWMYEPLRWLAVRYMQDAFLRIDEANEACRQPPWDAFLAEYLGRH
- a CDS encoding EamA family transporter; translated protein: MKPWIVYSMMTLLFWGLWGVFSKLASAYTRPRQTLLFQAVGVLAFAFVVLVLERFEIDRSAAGFGWSFAGGFVNFIGFLAFFAAVQKGKVSTVISLSSLYPVVTIVLSVLFLHEKITRREGLGIALALTAGWLLAG
- a CDS encoding aldehyde dehydrogenase family protein — translated: MRSAQGVYQLYIDGKWVNSISGDTFAVYDPATEEVMAQVAEASAADIDLAVQAARRAFDAGPWAKSTPFSRAHILFKLASKVREQLASLAEVEAINTGKPIVEAEGDIDAVAEVFEYYGGLATKIPGQVNPVSSDALSLSLREPIGVAGLIVPWNYPLLMAAWKLAPALAAGCTCVLKPAEQTPLTTMMLAQWFEEAGLPAGVVNIVNGFGESCGVPIVEHPSVDKIAFTGSTEVGKSIVKRAADTLKRVTLELGGKSPNIFFADADWEASIDGALFGVFINQGEVCSAGSRILVEKKIYSKFVEAMAEKAKTIRIGAPLDRATKLGPVISRDQYERVNSYIAIGRGEAKLASGGGRPKGFDKGYYIEPTIFYDVDNTARIAREEIFGPVATVIPFDSEADAIQIANDTPYGLAAAVWSRDIYKAFRVVKSLRAGIVWVNHMQPTCVEAPWGGYKQSGIGRELGPWGIEEYLETKQVHINLSEKPIGWY
- a CDS encoding mechanosensitive ion channel family protein, translating into MVKARIILLYSLSLLLCVPAFAQTSSQPAQNSQTPSAVVVGDQTLFSIRTRLGPFSAPERAEAATKRLENLVKDVEINPDTVTADQHETSTDIVSGDLIITTVTESDAQAAGIERSVLANNYIRQIRSGLAQVRAEYTYKSLLLGALYAALTTLALILLLVLLSWLARKLYKRIERWHGTHIRTVRIQSLELISAERLTAIILQCARTARWAITLLLFYFYIPLVFSFFPWTRTFGSTLLSYIFSPVSAGWNSFVAYFPSLLILLVITCFAYFAIRILRFVFKELERGTIAWPGFYPEWAMPTYKILQILTVAFCLVIMFPYLPGSESPAFKGVSIFIGVLLSLGSSSAVANIVAGVILTYTRAFRIGDRVQIAETIGDVVGKTLLATNIRTIKNVHITIPNSLVLGSHIINFSSSTEAHALILHTSVTIGYDAPWRQIHQLLISAATATPGLLQEPRPFVLQTALDDFYVAYEINAYTNDPSHMATIYSDLHQSIQDAFNDAGVEIMSPHYNAVRDGNTIAIPETNRPLDYEAPSFKVSAAVRTRPSDSSTHE